The following proteins are co-located in the Macadamia integrifolia cultivar HAES 741 chromosome 3, SCU_Mint_v3, whole genome shotgun sequence genome:
- the LOC122074500 gene encoding 3-hydroxy-3-methylglutaryl-coenzyme A reductase 1-like codes for MEAARRRPEKTPTLEGPGPQHQRRQLHHSTTKAVDHHNHTRPPTPQASDALPLPLYLTNGIFFTLFFSVAYFLLHRWRDKIRTSTPLHVVTFSEIIALFSLIASFIYLLGFFGIDFVQSFITRASHEAWDVEDEQFLIEENTRRGPCPAALDCPLPPSIAAPAPKVVDPALIITPMPEEDEDVIKSVVDGTIPSYSLESRLGDCKRAATIRREALQRMMGRSLDGLPLEGFDYASILGQCCEMPVGYVQIPVGVAGPLLLDGREYTVPMATTEGCLVASTNRGCKAIYASGGATSVLLRDGMTRAPVVRFGSAKRAAELKFFLENPVNFETLEVVFNKSSRFARLQSIQCAMAGKNLYVRFSCSTGDAMGMNMVSKGVQNVLDFLQNDFPDMDVMGISGNFCSDKKPAAVNWIEGRGKSVVCEAIIKEEVVRKVLKTNVSALVELNMLKNLAGSAVAGALGGFNAHASNIVSAVYLATGQDPAQNVESSHCITMMEPVNDGKDLHISVTMPSIEVGTVGGGTQLASQSACLNFLGVKGANKDSPGSNARLLATIVAGSVLAGELSLMSALAAGQLVTSHMKYNRSSKDISKAAS; via the exons ATGGAAGCTGCCCGCAGGAGACCGGAGAAAACTCCGACTCTGGAAGGGCCTGGGCCTCAACATCAGCGTCGGCAACTCCATCACTCGACGACGAAAGCTGTGGATCATCATAATCATACTCGTCCACCGACTCCACAAGCCTCAGATGCTCTTCCCCTCCCTCTTTACCTCACCAATGGCATCTTCttcactctcttcttctccgttgCTTACTTCCTCCTCCACCGCTGGCGTGACAAGATCCGCACTTCTACCCCTCTTCACGTCGTGACCTTTTCTGAGATCATTGCTTTATTCTCCCTCATCGCTTCCTTCATTTACCTTCTCGGCTTCTTCGGCATTGATTTTGTTCAATCCTTCATCACTCGTGCTTCCCATGAGGCTTGGGATGTCGAAGACGAGCAGTTCCTCATCGAAGAAAATACTCGTCGTGGCCCTTGCCCTGCTGCCTTGGACTGCCCTCTCCCTCCTTCTATTGCTGCCCCTGCTCCCAAGGTTGTCGATCCGGCACTCATTATCACGCCGATGCCTGAAGAAGACGAGGATGTAATCAAATCGGTTGTTGATGGAACAATTCCCTCTTACTCGCTAGAATCAAGGCTTGGGGATTGCAAACGTGCGGCGACAATACGCCGTGAGGCGCTGCAGAGGATGATGGGGAGATCGCTCGATGGATTGCCACTGGAAGGGTTTGACTACGCTTCCATATTGGGGCAATGCTGTGAGATGCCAGTTGGGTATGTTCAGATTCCTGTGGGAGTCGCAGGTCCTTTGTTGCTTGACGGAAGGGAGTATACAGTACCTATGGCCACCACGGAGGGGTGCTTGGTGGCCAGTACCAACAGGGGTTGTAAAGCCATTTACGCATCTGGTGGTGCCACCAGTGTGTTACTCAGAGATGGGATGACTAGGGCGCCGGTTGTGAGGTTTGGCTCTGCTAAAAGGGCTGCAGAGTTGAAGTTCTTTCTGGAAAATCCTGTCAATTTCGAGACTTTGGAGGTCGTTTTCAACAA ATCTAGCAGATTCGCAAGGCTTCAAAGCATCCAATGTGCGATGGCTGGGAAGAACCTTTATGTGAGATTTAGCTGCAGTACTGGGGATGCTATGGGAATGAATATGGTATCCAAAGGCGTCCAGAATGTCCTTGACTTCCTTCAGAATGATTTTCCTGACATGGATGTCATGGGAATTTCTG GAAATTTCTGTTCGGATAAGAAGCCAGCTGCAGTGAACTGGATAGAAGGGCGTGGTAAATCTGTAGTCTGTGAGGCAATTATCAAAGAAGAGGTGGTAAGGAAGGTATTGAAGACCAATGTCTCTGCACTCGTAGAGCTCAACATGCTCAAGAACCTTGCTGGGTCGGCAGTGGCCGGTGCTCTGGGTGGCTTCAATGCACATGCGAGCAACATAGTCTCTGCAGTATACCTAGCAACTGGCCAAGATCCGGCCCAGAATGTAGAGAGCTCTCACTGCATCACCATGATGGAACCCGTTAACGATGGAAAGGATCTTCACATCTCTGTAACCATGCCTTCCATTGAG GTGGGTACAGTTGGTGGTGGGACACAGCTTGCATCTCAATCAGCTTGTCTTAACTTCCTTGGTGTGAAGGGTGCGAACAAAGATTCGCCTGGATCAAATGCAAGGCTGTTGGCCACCATTGTTGCTGGCTCCGTGCTTGCTGGGGAGCTATCCCTTATGTCTGCTCTGGCAGCTGGGCAGCTTGTTACGAGTCACATGAAGTACAACAGATCAAGCAAGGACATCTCCAAAGCTGCTTCTTAA
- the LOC122074704 gene encoding uncharacterized protein LOC122074704 yields MTSSWRRTFGNVRSFIGNSMGGLRGGTNLASWAVAGTIAYFLWVKPSQDLKREQEERAALAAASDTYRYVEKRKPVPDPQETGLIYGKKNPTKKLDD; encoded by the exons ATGACGAGCAGTTGGAGGAGGACTTTCGGAAACGTCAGATCTTTTATTGGTAACTCGATGGGAGGTCTGAGAGGAGGAACCAATCTCGCTTCATGGGCTGTCGCGGGAACCATAGCCTACTTTCTTTGGGTCAAACCTTCTCAAGATCTCAAAAGGGAACAAGAG GAAAGGGCCGCTCTGGCTGCAGCTTCGGATACTTATCGTTAcgttgaaaaaagaaaacctgTTCCTGATCCTcag GAAACTGGCTTGATATATGGGAAGAAGAACCCAACCAAGAAATTGGACGATTAA